In one Candidatus Methylacidiphilales bacterium genomic region, the following are encoded:
- a CDS encoding iron ABC transporter permease — protein sequence MNPPTHHHNRTLLLGLTGLLAGLVVLSIGIGEVFFPPWRWPVLLSGPEAGAYQSILWEIRAPRTALALLAGAMLGLAGAVLQGYTRNPLADAGILGITGGATLAAVLAIYSGFTLAWPWGLPVAALVGGTVTTLLVVWLAGRGGDVQTLVLAGSAIAALTAALTSLALNLAPNPYAVMEIVFWLLGSVKDTGWNQITLAAPFCAVGFFLLLGTRRGLQALALGDDTAATLGIGLANLRLRVILGTALAVGPVCAAAGSIAFVGLVVPHLLRPFTKNDPGRLLFPSTLGGAILVLAADIVSRLIPTPSNVEIKLGVLTALIGAPFFFALIFKLRKTLP from the coding sequence ATGAATCCGCCCACCCATCACCACAACCGGACGCTCTTGCTGGGCCTGACAGGTCTTCTGGCCGGATTGGTGGTTCTTTCCATCGGAATCGGCGAAGTGTTTTTTCCCCCCTGGCGCTGGCCCGTCCTGCTTTCCGGCCCGGAAGCCGGGGCCTATCAATCCATTCTTTGGGAGATCCGCGCCCCCCGCACCGCACTGGCCCTGTTGGCCGGGGCCATGCTCGGATTGGCGGGAGCCGTGCTGCAGGGATATACGCGCAATCCCCTGGCCGATGCCGGCATCCTCGGCATCACTGGAGGAGCCACGCTGGCCGCGGTCCTCGCCATCTATTCCGGATTCACCCTCGCCTGGCCTTGGGGGCTTCCCGTGGCCGCGCTGGTGGGCGGCACCGTCACCACCCTGCTCGTGGTCTGGTTGGCGGGACGCGGGGGCGACGTGCAAACCCTCGTGCTCGCCGGGTCGGCCATCGCCGCGCTCACGGCAGCCCTGACCTCGCTGGCCCTCAACCTGGCCCCCAATCCTTATGCGGTGATGGAAATCGTTTTCTGGCTCCTCGGTTCGGTCAAAGACACCGGCTGGAACCAAATCACTCTGGCCGCCCCGTTCTGCGCCGTGGGTTTTTTCCTCCTGCTTGGCACACGGCGCGGGCTCCAGGCGCTGGCCTTGGGTGACGATACGGCGGCCACTCTCGGCATCGGTCTCGCCAATCTGCGTCTCCGTGTTATCCTCGGCACCGCCCTGGCGGTCGGGCCGGTTTGCGCCGCTGCGGGCAGCATCGCCTTTGTCGGACTCGTTGTGCCCCACCTCCTGCGGCCCTTCACCAAAAACGACCCCGGACGCCTCCTTTTTCCCTCAACGCTCGGCGGAGCCATTCTGGTTCTCGCTGCCGATATCGTCTCGCGGCTCATCCCCACCCCCTCCAACGTGGAGATCAAACTCGGGGTGTTGACCGCGCTCATCGGCGCACCTTTTTTCTTTGCCCTCATCTTCAAACTCAGGAAAACCCTGCCGTGA
- a CDS encoding ABC transporter ATP-binding protein: MNTGFQTTGLTVRFGKLAVLHEVDFHLAPGGLHGLIGPNGAGKTTLLRVLAGLVPPQEGNLSLDGTDWTRIDRATRARTAGYLPQNGTCHWPLTVERLVELGRIPHQGSSSALLSHDHAAVERALEETDTRSLRTRPVTELSGGERARVFLARVLAGQPRVLLIDEPLAGLDLYHQLQVMELLRAIATEPGRLVTVVMHDLSLALRYCTTLTLLDAGRRLWTGAPEALLQTDLLNRVFRVDLQALETREGSALVPIRRLSC; the protein is encoded by the coding sequence GTGAACACCGGATTTCAAACCACCGGACTCACCGTCCGCTTTGGAAAGCTGGCCGTACTCCATGAAGTCGATTTCCATCTGGCACCGGGAGGCCTCCACGGTTTGATCGGCCCCAACGGCGCGGGAAAAACCACCCTCCTCCGTGTTCTGGCCGGCTTGGTGCCGCCACAAGAGGGAAACCTGTCCCTCGATGGCACCGACTGGACCCGGATCGACCGCGCCACCCGCGCCCGCACCGCTGGCTACCTTCCGCAAAATGGCACCTGCCACTGGCCCCTCACGGTGGAACGCCTGGTCGAACTCGGCCGTATTCCCCATCAGGGTAGCTCCAGCGCCCTGCTTTCTCATGACCATGCGGCGGTGGAACGCGCCCTGGAGGAGACCGACACCCGGTCCCTGCGCACCCGCCCCGTGACCGAACTCTCGGGCGGTGAACGCGCCCGGGTTTTTCTCGCCCGGGTCCTCGCCGGTCAACCCCGGGTGCTCCTCATCGACGAACCCCTGGCCGGGCTCGACCTTTATCACCAATTACAGGTGATGGAGTTGCTCCGGGCGATCGCGACCGAGCCGGGTCGTCTCGTCACCGTGGTCATGCACGACCTCTCCCTGGCCCTGCGGTATTGCACCACCCTCACCCTTCTGGATGCCGGCAGGAGGCTTTGGACCGGGGCCCCGGAGGCACTTCTCCAGACCGACCTCCTGAACCGTGTCTTCCGGGTGGATTTGCAGGCCCTGGAGACCAGAGAGGGCTCGGCACTTGTTCCCATCCGGAGGCTATCCTGCTGA
- a CDS encoding nucleotidyltransferase family protein, with the protein MLKPPTTAFVLGAGLGTRLRPWTADCPKPLLPLGGRPMVTRAFDHLIEAGIRRILVNTHHAAQRWPEAFPDATYRGIPLVFRHEPVLLETGGGIKNIQDLLEPDEPLLIYNGDILTDLPLAKLIEHHAAHPAESTLVLRQSGEPRKVSLDTAGKITDFRRTEPTPGERLCLFTGIYLIEPSLLDRIPPGEIVSIIPIWQQCIRDGHPPRGVVINEGRWHDLGTPEEYQLINQSLS; encoded by the coding sequence ATGTTGAAACCACCCACCACCGCCTTTGTCCTCGGCGCCGGCCTCGGCACCCGCCTCCGCCCGTGGACCGCCGACTGCCCCAAACCGCTCCTGCCCCTGGGAGGCCGCCCGATGGTCACCCGGGCGTTCGATCATCTCATCGAGGCTGGAATCCGTCGCATCCTCGTCAACACCCACCACGCAGCCCAGCGCTGGCCGGAAGCCTTCCCCGATGCCACATACCGCGGCATTCCCCTCGTCTTCCGTCACGAACCCGTGCTCCTCGAAACCGGCGGCGGTATCAAGAACATCCAGGATCTGCTCGAACCCGATGAACCCCTCCTCATTTACAACGGCGACATCCTCACCGATTTGCCCCTGGCGAAGTTGATCGAACACCATGCCGCCCACCCGGCTGAATCCACCCTCGTCCTGCGCCAAAGTGGAGAACCCCGCAAGGTCTCCCTCGATACCGCAGGGAAGATCACGGATTTTCGCCGCACCGAACCCACACCCGGCGAGCGCCTTTGCCTGTTCACCGGCATTTACCTCATCGAACCCTCGCTGCTCGACCGCATCCCACCGGGAGAGATCGTCTCCATCATCCCGATCTGGCAGCAATGCATCCGCGACGGTCATCCACCCCGGGGTGTGGTCATCAACGAAGGCCGCTGGCACGACCTTGGCACGCCAGAAGAATACCAACTCATCAACCAATCCCTCTCATGA
- a CDS encoding ABC transporter substrate-binding protein, whose protein sequence is MRRLCSLFLCPLTWLTVLCPPPYVHGSPASPRHIVSINLVSDIILLDLVEPERITALSWLASDPDTSPVAERARAFPKTRGHAEEILPLKPDLVVGTAWGQDRTLQLIERTGIRTHRVLLAQRYAEIESAVRDLARAVGESEKGEALIERMNARLAALRDPNLPPRGTAVWLGQQGFHHGDDHLMREILRDAGWIPSGSGSISLESLVLHPPDAVIETRYLTDRPTLASRLRDHPALRSLAAEIHVVRLADLLSATHLMPSVSENLRRQTKP, encoded by the coding sequence GTGCGACGTCTGTGCAGTTTATTCCTTTGCCCGCTGACTTGGCTCACCGTTCTCTGTCCACCGCCTTACGTCCACGGTTCTCCCGCCAGCCCCCGGCATATCGTCTCGATCAATCTGGTCTCCGACATCATCCTGCTCGATCTGGTTGAACCTGAACGAATCACCGCCCTCTCTTGGCTGGCCTCCGACCCGGATACCTCCCCGGTCGCCGAGAGAGCCAGGGCATTCCCCAAAACACGGGGACATGCCGAGGAAATTCTGCCCCTCAAACCCGACCTCGTTGTCGGCACCGCTTGGGGCCAGGATCGCACCTTGCAATTGATCGAACGCACTGGAATCCGCACCCACCGTGTGCTCCTGGCCCAACGTTACGCCGAAATCGAATCCGCCGTCCGCGATCTGGCCCGGGCCGTGGGCGAATCTGAAAAAGGAGAAGCCCTCATCGAGCGCATGAATGCCCGATTGGCCGCCCTGCGCGATCCGAATCTCCCTCCGCGCGGCACCGCCGTCTGGCTCGGCCAACAGGGTTTTCACCATGGCGATGACCACCTCATGCGCGAAATACTCCGTGATGCCGGATGGATTCCTTCCGGTTCGGGTTCCATTTCGCTGGAGTCGCTTGTCCTCCATCCCCCGGATGCGGTCATTGAAACCCGCTACCTCACCGACCGGCCCACGTTGGCATCGCGACTGCGCGATCATCCCGCGTTGCGTTCGCTTGCCGCGGAAATCCACGTGGTGCGGCTGGCCGACCTGCTTTCCGCCACTCATCTCATGCCATCCGTCTCGGAAAATCTCCGGCGGCAGACCAAGCCATGA